The nucleotide sequence CCAAAAGGATAATGATATAGGGATAGGTCCTACTTGGTCACCAACTAACCCCGGGGTTGTGGAGATTACGCCAACGATAGGCCCCACAGTAACCATTAAGGCTTTGAAAAAAGGAAGTACAGATATTTTGATAGAATTTTCTGGTATAAAGAGGAAATTCGAGACTATCTACGTCGAGTAACGAAATGATGGCGACAGTAAGCCGTAAGGCTTCAAAACAAAATGCCGCCGCATCGCCTAACACGGGCTTTGCGGCTCACTCCGCTTGCCCAAATGTTTCGCACTTCGCAAAGCCCGAAACCGTTGGGCGCGCACACGAATTGAAAGAGGGTAATTCAAATGGCAACAATAAGTGAAGTGGTAAGAAAATGCAAAGCGGCTCTTGAAAGCCATTATGGTTCTCAGCTCAAGGGTCTGATTCTGTATGGGTCTGTAGCACGCAACCAAGCTGACTCAATGAGTGACATTGATTTGCTCGTTTTGTTAAGCAAACCCTTCGACTATTTTTCAGAACTGCGTCAAGTTATAGATGTGCTGTATCCCATCCAATTAGAGTCAGAGCAGCTTATTTCTGCCAAACCCGTTCCTCCGGATGAATTTGAGAGCGGAAGTATTCAACTCTATCGAAACGCAAAACGGGAAGGAATACTGGTATGACGTCAGAATACGAGCAGGAAATTGCCGCCAATCTTGAACGAGCAGAGCAATCTATCCAAGCGGCTAAAGACCTGGCTGTCAAAGGCTACCACGATTTTGCAGCGTCGCGTGCGTATTATGCAGCCTTTTACGGAGCCACAGCGGTTTTGCTCAACGGGGGTTTGGATTTCAGCAAGCATAGCGGGATCATTGCTTCGATTCATCAGCGATTTGTCAAGACGGGGAAATTGAGCAAGGAACAGGGCAAGGATTTGAACTGGCTTTTTGAAATACGCAATGTTGGGGATTATGGGGGCACAGCACATGTGTCTCAGCCACAAGCGGAGCGGGCGATTCAGGCTGCGGAGAGTTTCTTGCGTGCTATCAAGTCCCTGCTCAACAGATGAACAAAGGCAAAACACCGCCTAACCAGACGCTCCACTGGACGGGGATTCCGCTGTTGCTTCATCCCCGCCAGTGAGCTCCAGCGTTATACTCATGGAGATTGTTTATGACAAAAAGAAAATCTGGCAAGCCTCGAAAGGAGATGCCAAAGAAATCCAAAAAAAGGATAAGCCCTGATTCCCCAAGATGTGGACTCTGTGGAAAGAGAGGAAAGCTGACCAAAACGGAATGCTGTGGTCAGTGGATATGCGATGATGAAGACAAATATGTTCTTTTCTCCTATGCCACGAATAGCTGTCACCGAAATCACAGGCGATATACATTGTGTGGTTATCACTATAATGAAGATCATGATGGCCATGATTGGCAGACCTGCCAGAAATGTCGAGAATCTATCGAGACGGAAATGTACGTTTGGTATGGCACAAATGAGTACAATTTTGAGAAATTAAAGGATATCCCTTCATATGAACCGACTATATGCGCCAAGTGCAATACCATTATTAAGCTCGGAGAGGGAGGGTATTCAATGAAAGGTGGGGAATATTTCTGTTATGACTGTAGCGATATCTCGTATTGATGATATTGAGTATAACAAGGCAATCAACCCGACGCCGGGATCAGGCTGTGGTTTCCCGCTTACTCTCGGCGGCGCGGGTTATCTCTACGTTAGGCTATAAATATAAGGAAAAAAATATGCCAG is from Syntrophales bacterium and encodes:
- a CDS encoding HEPN domain-containing protein codes for the protein MTSEYEQEIAANLERAEQSIQAAKDLAVKGYHDFAASRAYYAAFYGATAVLLNGGLDFSKHSGIIASIHQRFVKTGKLSKEQGKDLNWLFEIRNVGDYGGTAHVSQPQAERAIQAAESFLRAIKSLLNR
- a CDS encoding nucleotidyltransferase domain-containing protein, yielding MATISEVVRKCKAALESHYGSQLKGLILYGSVARNQADSMSDIDLLVLLSKPFDYFSELRQVIDVLYPIQLESEQLISAKPVPPDEFESGSIQLYRNAKREGILV